One window from the genome of Candidatus Eisenbacteria bacterium encodes:
- a CDS encoding tRNA(Ile)-lysidine synthetase — translation MEPLLRAALEGPCRVPRGARILIAASGGADSTALLIGLARLAHERALSLHVAHLHHGLRGAAADADRAEVEGLCARLGLRRTSARWDTRARMRRRGLSGQRGLRVLRREFLSTVARRVAADR, via the coding sequence ATCGAGCCCCTGCTGCGCGCAGCCCTCGAGGGCCCGTGTCGGGTCCCGCGGGGCGCTCGCATCCTGATCGCCGCAAGCGGCGGCGCCGACTCGACGGCCCTCCTGATCGGTCTCGCGCGACTGGCGCACGAGCGCGCACTCTCGCTCCACGTCGCGCATCTTCATCATGGACTGCGCGGCGCGGCGGCCGATGCCGATCGCGCGGAGGTCGAGGGGCTGTGCGCGCGGCTCGGCCTGCGCCGCACCTCTGCCCGCTGGGACACGCGCGCGCGCATGCGCCGCCGCGGGCTGAGCGGACAGCGCGGCCTGCGAGTGCTGCGGCGCGAGTTCCTGTCGACGGTCGCGCGCCGGGTTGCGGCCGACCGGA
- a CDS encoding TM0106 family RecB-like putative nuclease: MRRLWLKVHAPELGSGGSEFDRRLADHGIAHEREVAARIPGLVGPLFDGHGDLEAAAERTLELLRTTRDPLYQPAFLSRDGRRAGVPDFVLHDGDGLVLRDAKTFVNPGGLTAARLQMAHYSALVEESLGAPPLRCEVINGRHEVLRVELPPRAEYDALIARMAAVIESPDEPELLQSHSKCEGCGFYGHCWPRAIREGWIEILPAVNRMNQPQLARLGLGRIPALAAADPVWLTSQGIKGRTEDLVLEARSRAEGRALWRRAPGMPSGRTLVWFDLEGDPSADVEVPIYLWGYAVDAQPTATSAAALACEAVIAAPGRDGDRAAWEDFLTRAAAIFASHPDALWIHYDEYERTWLKRYLERYGDRAAIGARLLNSMFDLCRALKQSAVLPITSYSIKRVAAHLGFKWSDPAMGSQWSIVQYERARAAPDVAERERLFEPIRSYNADDLRAMKCVWDWMVRDGLAP; this comes from the coding sequence GTGCGACGGCTGTGGCTCAAGGTCCATGCGCCCGAACTCGGGAGCGGCGGGAGCGAATTCGATCGACGGCTCGCCGACCACGGGATCGCCCACGAGCGCGAAGTGGCGGCGCGCATTCCCGGACTGGTCGGGCCGCTCTTCGACGGTCACGGCGACCTCGAAGCCGCCGCGGAGCGCACGCTCGAGCTGCTGCGCACCACTCGCGACCCGCTCTATCAGCCCGCGTTTCTGTCACGCGATGGTCGACGGGCCGGCGTGCCGGACTTCGTGCTTCACGACGGCGACGGACTGGTGCTGCGCGATGCGAAGACGTTCGTGAATCCCGGCGGACTCACCGCCGCGCGTCTGCAGATGGCGCACTACTCCGCACTCGTCGAGGAGTCGCTCGGAGCACCCCCGCTGCGCTGCGAAGTGATCAACGGGCGGCACGAAGTGTTGCGGGTCGAGCTGCCGCCGCGCGCCGAATACGACGCGCTGATCGCCCGCATGGCCGCGGTGATCGAGTCACCCGATGAGCCCGAGCTGTTGCAGTCGCACTCCAAGTGCGAGGGCTGCGGCTTCTATGGCCACTGCTGGCCGCGCGCGATTCGAGAGGGCTGGATCGAGATCCTGCCGGCGGTCAATCGGATGAACCAGCCGCAACTTGCGCGCCTCGGCCTGGGCCGCATCCCGGCACTCGCGGCCGCCGATCCGGTGTGGCTCACTTCGCAGGGCATCAAGGGGCGCACCGAAGACCTGGTGCTCGAGGCACGTTCTCGCGCCGAGGGCCGCGCACTGTGGCGCCGGGCGCCCGGGATGCCGAGCGGCCGTACGCTGGTGTGGTTCGATCTCGAGGGCGACCCTTCGGCCGACGTCGAAGTCCCGATTTACCTGTGGGGCTACGCAGTCGACGCCCAGCCGACCGCGACTTCGGCCGCAGCATTGGCGTGCGAAGCGGTGATCGCGGCACCCGGGCGCGACGGCGATCGAGCGGCGTGGGAGGACTTCCTCACCCGCGCGGCCGCGATCTTCGCCTCACACCCCGACGCCCTGTGGATCCACTACGACGAGTACGAGCGCACGTGGCTCAAGCGGTACCTGGAACGATACGGAGATCGAGCCGCGATCGGCGCGCGGTTGCTCAACTCGATGTTCGATCTGTGCCGGGCGCTCAAGCAGTCGGCGGTGCTTCCGATCACTTCGTATTCGATCAAGCGCGTCGCCGCGCATCTGGGCTTCAAGTGGAGCGATCCCGCGATGGGCTCCCAGTGGTCGATCGTCCAGTACGAGCGCGCCCGCGCCGCCCCGGACGTGGCCGAACGGGAGCGTCTCTTCGAGCCGATTCGGAGTTACAACGCCGACGATCTGCGGGCCATGAAGTGCGTCTGGGACTGGATGGTCCGTGACGGCCTCGCACCTTGA
- a CDS encoding TIGR00159 family protein, which yields MNPVHSVWVFDLLDILLVAFLFYRLLILVKGTRSAQMYVGLLVIALVTFLARQFDLIAIRWIADSLKTVWLIGFVIVFQPEIRHMLAQFGRTRYFRSFLRGDHYGVLGEIIRGVETLSQRRHGALIVMERNVGLRNFVETGTRLDAKVSAELLVTLFSPGSPLHDGAVIVREETVIAASCILPLSAAAQAPVGLGTRHRAGLGLSEETDAAVIVVSEESGGISVAYRGHMKRFLNEGELRSELSRIFRLRPEDEAAAGPGPVDSVSGTTTRDDSPAGRDRMEKAAG from the coding sequence ATGAATCCCGTTCACTCCGTCTGGGTCTTCGATCTCCTCGACATCCTGCTGGTCGCCTTCCTCTTCTACCGCCTGCTGATCCTGGTGAAGGGAACGCGCTCGGCTCAGATGTACGTGGGCTTGCTCGTGATCGCTCTGGTCACGTTCCTCGCGCGCCAGTTCGACCTGATCGCGATCCGGTGGATCGCCGACAGCCTGAAAACCGTGTGGCTGATCGGATTCGTAATCGTGTTCCAGCCCGAGATCCGCCACATGCTCGCGCAATTCGGGCGCACGCGTTACTTCCGTTCGTTCCTTCGCGGCGACCACTACGGAGTGTTGGGCGAGATCATTCGCGGCGTCGAAACGCTCTCGCAGCGCCGTCACGGTGCGCTGATCGTGATGGAGCGGAACGTGGGGTTGCGTAACTTCGTCGAGACCGGCACGCGCCTCGACGCCAAGGTCAGCGCCGAGCTTCTGGTGACGCTCTTCAGTCCCGGCTCGCCGCTGCACGACGGCGCGGTGATCGTTCGCGAAGAAACCGTGATCGCCGCCTCGTGCATCCTGCCGCTCTCGGCCGCAGCGCAGGCACCGGTCGGGCTCGGTACGCGCCATCGCGCCGGCCTCGGGCTCTCCGAAGAAACCGACGCGGCCGTGATCGTCGTGAGCGAAGAGAGCGGCGGCATTTCGGTGGCCTATCGCGGTCACATGAAGCGCTTCCTGAACGAAGGCGAACTGCGCAGCGAGCTGTCGCGCATCTTCCGCCTGCGTCCCGAGGACGAAGCCGCGGCCGGCCCAGGGCCGGTCGATTCGGTCAGCGGCACCACCACGCGCGACGATTCGCCGGCGGGTCGCGACCGCATGGAGAAGGCCGCAGGCTGA
- the folP gene encoding dihydropteroate synthase, whose product MAVLNVTPDSFSDGGRYADPAAAIARARELAAAGADILDLGGESTRPGSEAVAPEEQWRRLEPVVRALAAPDGPTLSIDTRDAQVADWGLTAGAHIVNDVSALGDPAMTAVVARHRAGLVLMHMQGVPGTMQQKPSYEDVVREVAAFLGERSDRAIAAGVPREAIALDPGIGFGKAIEHNMQLVARLDELARLGFPVVIGASRKSFIGRMTGAEVHDRLPGSIAMASIAIFQGARIVRAHDVAETLQAVRIAEAVRSARR is encoded by the coding sequence ATGGCAGTGCTCAACGTGACTCCGGACTCGTTCTCGGATGGCGGGCGTTACGCAGACCCCGCGGCCGCGATTGCGCGGGCGCGCGAGCTGGCCGCGGCCGGCGCGGACATCCTCGATCTCGGCGGCGAGAGCACGCGACCGGGCTCCGAGGCGGTTGCTCCCGAGGAACAGTGGCGGCGGCTCGAGCCGGTGGTGCGAGCACTTGCAGCACCCGACGGTCCGACGCTCTCGATCGACACCCGCGACGCGCAAGTCGCCGACTGGGGCCTCACAGCCGGCGCTCACATCGTGAACGACGTGTCGGCACTCGGCGATCCGGCGATGACGGCCGTGGTGGCGCGCCATCGAGCGGGGCTCGTCCTGATGCACATGCAGGGCGTCCCCGGCACCATGCAGCAGAAACCGAGCTACGAGGACGTGGTGCGAGAAGTCGCGGCGTTTCTCGGCGAACGGTCCGATCGAGCGATCGCAGCCGGTGTCCCGCGCGAGGCGATCGCGCTCGATCCGGGGATCGGCTTCGGCAAGGCGATCGAGCACAACATGCAGCTGGTCGCGCGGCTCGACGAGCTGGCGCGTCTCGGCTTCCCGGTCGTGATCGGCGCCTCGCGCAAGAGCTTCATCGGGCGCATGACCGGGGCCGAAGTGCACGACCGTCTGCCGGGGAGCATCGCGATGGCATCGATCGCAATCTTCCAGGGGGCCCGCATCGTGCGCGCGCACGACGTGGCGGAGACCCTGCAGGCCGTTCGCATCGCCGAAGCGGTCCGCTCCGCGCGCCGCTGA
- a CDS encoding OmpA family protein: protein MRRRLWWSLVLVSLFAAPVHAQVAGTPWEFSGFAGIFSPDARARVETGPAAGFTLGYRWQSWFVTEGYALYAPSSADTFPGGDATFMTGGIALRFNLRPAEQRVVPFIQAGVGYAQSSLDGAIPKDLERGAPQLGMGALFSLFGSPRTSLRLEVRDVMFRDRDSKEFSNHVGAYAGIQFTLGGKNKDIDLDGVRDWLDQCPATPIGAKVDARGCPTDGDGDGVFDGIDKCDGTPKGATVDKNGCPSDADGDGVFDGLDTCAETPKGATVDAKGCPSDADSDKVFDGLDQCPNTPTGATVDDKGCPSDSDGDGVFDGLDQCEATPAGLRVDDKGCPIELVERETELLDTGTIRLQNVNFETAKSDILAESFPTLDAVAALMVKWPQLKIEIGGHTDGRGSATANQQLSLSRAKAVETYLLGKQPTLKDEQFTVKGYGESKPLAPNDGEVNWAKNRRVEFVVLNKDVLKKEVERRRLLEKPAAPADSTQKN, encoded by the coding sequence ATGCGTCGTCGCCTGTGGTGGTCGCTCGTTCTGGTTTCGCTGTTCGCCGCCCCCGTGCACGCACAGGTCGCCGGCACTCCGTGGGAGTTCTCAGGCTTCGCCGGCATCTTCAGCCCCGACGCCCGTGCGCGCGTCGAGACCGGCCCGGCGGCAGGGTTCACGCTCGGCTATCGCTGGCAGTCGTGGTTCGTGACCGAGGGCTACGCCCTCTACGCGCCTTCGAGTGCCGATACGTTTCCGGGCGGTGATGCCACGTTCATGACCGGCGGAATCGCGCTGCGATTCAACCTGCGTCCTGCGGAGCAGCGGGTGGTGCCGTTCATCCAGGCCGGTGTCGGCTACGCGCAGAGCAGTCTCGATGGCGCGATTCCGAAGGACCTCGAGCGCGGCGCGCCGCAGCTCGGCATGGGTGCGCTGTTCAGCCTGTTCGGCAGCCCGCGCACGTCTCTGCGACTCGAGGTGCGTGACGTGATGTTCCGCGATCGCGACTCGAAGGAGTTCAGCAACCACGTCGGCGCCTACGCCGGAATTCAATTCACGCTCGGCGGCAAGAACAAGGACATCGACCTGGACGGCGTGCGCGACTGGCTCGACCAGTGCCCGGCAACTCCGATCGGCGCCAAGGTGGACGCGCGCGGCTGCCCGACCGACGGCGACGGCGATGGCGTATTCGACGGCATCGACAAGTGTGACGGAACGCCCAAGGGCGCCACCGTCGACAAGAACGGTTGCCCGAGCGACGCAGACGGCGACGGCGTGTTCGACGGGCTCGATACCTGCGCCGAGACGCCCAAGGGCGCCACCGTCGACGCCAAGGGCTGTCCGAGCGATGCCGACTCCGACAAGGTGTTCGACGGCCTCGACCAGTGCCCCAACACGCCGACCGGAGCGACGGTCGACGACAAGGGCTGCCCGAGCGACTCGGACGGCGACGGCGTGTTCGACGGCCTCGATCAGTGCGAGGCGACCCCTGCCGGCCTGCGAGTCGACGACAAGGGCTGCCCGATCGAGCTGGTGGAGCGCGAAACCGAGCTGCTCGATACCGGCACGATCCGGCTGCAGAACGTGAACTTCGAGACCGCCAAGAGCGACATCCTGGCGGAGAGCTTCCCGACCCTCGATGCGGTGGCGGCACTGATGGTCAAGTGGCCGCAGCTGAAGATCGAGATCGGCGGTCACACCGACGGACGCGGCTCGGCAACGGCGAACCAGCAGCTGTCGCTGTCGCGGGCCAAGGCGGTGGAGACCTACCTGCTGGGCAAGCAGCCGACGCTCAAGGACGAGCAGTTCACGGTCAAGGGCTACGGCGAGTCGAAGCCGCTGGCGCCGAACGATGGCGAAGTGAACTGGGCGAAGAACCGGCGGGTCGAGTTCGTGGTGCTGAACAAAGACGTGCTGAAGAAGGAAGTGGAGCGGCGCCGGTTGCTGGAGAAGCCGGCGGCCCCGGCCGACAGCACGCAGAAGAACTAG